The following nucleotide sequence is from Triticum dicoccoides isolate Atlit2015 ecotype Zavitan chromosome 7B, WEW_v2.0, whole genome shotgun sequence.
CGATCTCCCATGGGTGCGGCAGCCGCGTGGAGGACGAGGGGTGGGGATGCGTGACCGGGGGAGGNNNNNNNNNNNNNNNNNNNNNNNNNNNNNNNNNNNNNNNNNNNNNNNNNNNNNNNNNNNNNNNNNNNNNNNNNNNNNNNNNNNNNNNNNNNNNNNNNNNNNNNNNNNNNNNNNNNNNNNNNNNNNNNNNNNNNNNNNNNNNNNNNNNNNNNNNNNNNNNNNNNNNNNNNNNNNNNNNNNNNNNNNNNNNNNNNNNNNNNNNNNNNNNGACCGGGGGAGGGGTCGGGTTCGGGGGCGTGGCCGGGGGAGGGGTCGGGGTGGCGCTGGCGTTGGCCGTGGCCGTGGCGGCGGGGGTGGCAGGGGTCTGGTGGTGGAACGGCGGGGGGAAGGGGAGCGGCGCGTCCGGCGGCAGCGCGCGGAGCGGGAGGATGGCCTGCGGTTCCGGCATTCGCGTCGGCTTCGGTAGAGGAGAGCCGGGGACGCTCGTGGTTTTGGGAGGGTTTGCtttgctcgctcgctcgctcgctcgctcgcctcGCCTTCGAATCGAAGGAAGGGCGACCGTAAGATGTGGGTTTTTTTTAACTCTTACCGGGGGGGTTATGTTAGGGGTGCTCCGGAAATATTTGGAATCAGATAAACGTAAGTGAAATTTCAAATGGGGCGCTCTCCTATTTGATGCAAGCTTAGGAGATTTGGATCACAATTCACACAGTCCAGGCATAGGCACCCGTCTCCTTTCTTTATCTTCACATCACACATTCAAAATTTCCTGTTTCTGCTATGCGATTTGGGCTTGAGAACAATTTATCGCGAACTTTGTAGACCCATAAAGAGTTGATGTTCTCATCCATAGTTTACACTAGAATCGCCACGTAAGATGTAACCAACAGAACAGACGGAATTATAAGCATACCCAACTCAAAATATCTGATAATGTTGCGGCAGGACGGATCTTTAACAACATTGGTTTTTAAGCAATACATTTAGAAGGACCACAACAGAAAAGAAGCACATCCAACACATCGACTTATTTCCATTAGAGACAACACTGACTGCAAGTAGATTTCTATAACAAAATTGATGGCACCAGCCAGCAGTGATCCACTACCGCTTGCACTTCGCTTTCGccattttcttcctcttcttcttatcGGCCTTGGGGATCTTCGTCTTGCGAGTTTCCCTCTTTTCCTCCTTCACTTTCTTCTTGTTTTCCTTGCGAGCAGCCTTCCTTTCCTCGGGCCCCATCTTTGTGGACTCGTGCCACGAACCGTCTTCGTCGGATCTAGAGCAGGACTCACTGTCACCCGATTCATCTTCCTCCTTGTTCTCCAACGAGCACTTAGTTTGCAGGTCCAAGGGTTCTTCCCGTGTTTTCTGTGCCGGCTGTGCTTCCTGGTTTTCGGTAGGCTCATTTTTAGCCCGCACAAATCCTAACAGTGGCTGGTCATAAAGCTTATCTGCTGTTGGCTCATAACCAACAGATGGGCGTTGCATCATTGACATGCTGACAATATCTGCCTCACATTGCTTCACATAATCCAACGTCTATCAAAAAGAGCAAAGCAGGTAATATTATTAGTAAGTGAACTGTATGACACACAGCACAAATATatgaaagaaacaaaataaacacGAAGTAGTTACAAACTCATATAAGAGATCTGGAAGACAAGATTAACTGGAATCAGACCAATGAATTGTGTACATGAGATAAAACAGTTACCACAAAGGTAATGTCAATACCTTGAATCAAAACATAGTATAAAATAGTGATGATTGACGAGTAACAGATATATGCAATAAATAAACATATGCCTCAGATATTAAGGTCCCTCACTGGAGAAATGAAGATGCTCACTGTTGTAAACTACtccagtacaactttgtactaactcagcgacacttattttgggacggagggagtatatttctggCAAAGCTGCACAAATGCATAGTACAATATTCATATTCCTACCTGCACCAAGACTGTCGGAGCAATTTCATCATCATCTGCAGCTGTATCTCCATTTTCCAAAATCTTTTGTTGAACCTGTTGTAACCACAATATTGTTAACCCGTCAGATCTTCTGTCCAAGGATGAGCATAGTATCACGCAAAAATCGATGATTGCAAAGTAATGTAACTACTGAAAGTAAAATAAGGACATGCCTTCTCCAGGtaatcatcaacatcttcatcagcgatATTTTGATCCACAACAAAATTAAATAGCTCTGTTACTGTCATGACAGGAATGCCTCGTTTTTCAAAGAAATCCTGAAAACAGCATTGCACACGTATAAATACCACGAGTTATCCATGTCTGGTCAATTTTAATTTAATTTTACTCACATTAACATGCAAGCAATCTTCCTTCAGGAAATCCAATGCTGAAGGATGGTCAAGGTCGACAGACTGTGAAACATCAATGATGTACAAGTGTCCCTGCACAACAAGCAAATAAGAATGAGGAACCTGGTTAACAGGGAAATAAAAGAGGTTAAAGAGGCTTAATCAGAAGTGTTCAACTACCTCAAAATAAAGAATGTTGTATTCACTCAAATCACCATGGACAAGCTTGCACTTTTGGTAAAGTGTCCGCATGGTTGTAACAATCTGAAAATAAGCTGCAGTAAGTATATTGGAAAATGGTATGATAAGAGTATGCACAATCTAATGTTTGGTACTATGTGGTTCCTTGTTCATTCTTCTATATGAAAAGACCATATTCAGCCGGCATTTCAACTGGTAGTTAATCTTTGCATGCATCATGTACCTCAAAGTAAGTTTCACGCAACTTGTCATCCGACAAAGCAGCATCCTTAAGACGAGGAGCAGCCCAACCTCCTTTTCCTGAAGGAGAACCAACTCAATTTATTAGACGCACTGATAATACCTTTGAAAGTACTGTTCTGTGGGATGTTCTGCTACAAGGCCTATGTTTTGAACAATTATTAGGTCATGGTATGATACCATTTCTGTAGGAAAATGTTGATAGGCATTGAATAAGCAAATGTCACCACAAGTTTTACCTATAAATTCCATCACCAAAACATGAAGCCTCAAGAGCAACGGCTTCGGGCATCGGATTCCTTCTGCTCTAACTCTGAACAAGAGAGAGAAGTGCAACTCTTTCTATTTCAATAACTGAAAGCATTTTGCGAAGTATTGCAGAAGAAGATAAAAATTATATAAAGTGAGAATTTAATTTAGAGAGAGACAGAACAAAATATAGGATAGCAACAGCTTATGCCACCAAATGCATCCCCTTTTTCCCCAAAAAATCAAACCCAGTTCAACAACAGAATCCCATTGAGAAACATCTTGCCAAATTACTTGGAATGAAAATCATGAATAAAGCATGCTTAATGAGAATATTTCATACCGTAAAAGATTCCGCATTTCCTTTTCAGCCCAGGTCTTTACCATTTTCCGAGGATTATGCTTGCAGTAACCATGTCTAAAACGATAATCTCCTTGAACGTATCGATCTCTATCCCTGCAACAAGGAAGTGTGCACTCTGTTCACACGGAAACCTTTTTGAATCAAAACAATTTAGAAGTACTTGAAGGATACAGCAAAATGCCCATAAACAGCCTTCTGATGTAGCTTTGAGTATCCAGTTATAAGACAAAGCAAGTATAAAATCTATATCTTACTTAAAAACAAGCACTGAAGTTTTATAGACTTTGATTGCTAACTCACTGCCATCTGTCTTTGTTGCATGATATACATTTGCCTACAAAGGAAAAAAACAAATCAACTGCCACAGTTAATATTGagtgtattattctaattatggatATATAGAATGATGAAGAAAAAAATGCAACTTGTAGTATGGGATGCCTTCTCCATGTTCCTCTGTCAACAGCTAAAGTAGCGCTATGCTCCAGTCACTTATCTCATAACATTATTTTTAAATCCGCAGGTGCAATGAAATTGGCAAGTAGCAGATGCCTTTGCGCTACGATGTGCGCTGCAAATTGAAGATTACCTCTTTTCCGGTAGAAATGCAACCATTTATGTTATTAAAAACACCACGGTTTAACATTTTGAACAAAACCATGCGGGTTCTTGGGTCAATAGCCTGCATATAAAGAAAATATTAAATGTTCAGAATAAGTACTTCACTAAAACATCATTCATTACATAGACTATAGAGTTAAAGCATGTTTTTGTCTTTCCCAGTTATTCAAAATTTATAACTTTATCTGGATGGACGAATGAGCAAGTATGCCCTGCCTATAAGAACTGCAATTATCGTGCAATCATAAGATCAAGTAATCAAATCACATGTGCAATAGAGAGCATTCTTTTGAGGCCCACAATGACAAGAAATATTAATTAAACAAATTGCAGAAGAGGAAAAGAAATAGATCAGATCACCCCCTGCTTTTCAGCATTGAAGCAATGGTACCTAATCAGTCAGGAGAACTCATAAACAAAAATGCAGTAGGCACCAAAAAGAGCGATGTTCAAACTTCAGACTAACAAATTTCTGCTTCACGAACTTACACAACAGGCAATAGAAAATGAAGCGGAACTCAAGTCTGATGAAGGTATACAATAAGTTACAACCAAGATTTATAAAGCTTTTTTTTTGTTCAAGTAGTCAACAGCGGattaatgctgcaggaggatggggctattgatgaagatgtgaaccatcgaatcaaagccggatggatgaagtggcgccaaccttctggcattctctgtgacaagagagtaccacataagctaaaaggcaagttctacaggacggcggttcgacacgcaatgttgtatggcgccgagtgttggccgactaaaaggcgacatgttcaacagttaggtgtggcggagatgcgtatgttgagatggatgtgtggccacacgaggaaggatcgagtccagaatgatgatatacgagatagagttggggtagcaccaattgaagagaagcttgtctaacatcgtctgagatggtttgggcatattcagcgcaggcctccagaagctccagtgcatagcggatggctaaagcgtgcagagaatgtcaagagaggtcagggtagaccgaatttgacatgggaggggtccgttaagagagacctgaaggattggagtatcaccaaagaattagctatggacaggggtgcgtggaagcttgctatccacgtgccagagccatgagttggtcgcgagatcttatgggtttcacctttagcctaccccaacttgtttgggactaaaggctgtgttgttgttgttgttgtagtcaaCAGCGGATTAATGGTGCCATTTCAGCCACCTATATACCCAGGAATGCAGTGGGTTTGGGAATATGCTGCGATGGGAGGTTGAGCAGGAACTGCAATAACTTCAATAGGAATTTATTCATGTACATCAAACCAACGTTTTATAATCTAGCACTAATAAATAAAATTTGATTTACTGCATACTTGATGAGGGGAGAAACTTTTAAAACAGACaaccacttgacagaaagcagatTAGGGTGAAAGGCTACGGGATTGATTCTTACTTTGCTACAGAAATAGTATGAAAATGCACGGATTCAACTCCCAAGCAGAGAATGAAATAAGCAATTAAGCATCACTAAACAGCAAAAAAATGTACAGACCTGTTCAACTGTAGCACGATCTGCCTTCCCAGTGTTCCTTGTTTTCCCAATTGCAGTATCCCTTATGCTGTCCCTGATTGCAGTCGTCACGGAATTTGACATCCCCACGTTCATTCTACCTTCCCACTCCTGAGTGGTTCAAAACTCACGACATCAAATGATCAGCAAAAAAAGCTACAACACCCAGATGAATAAAGAATGACCAGTGTTTCGTTCAGATAACAATATCCATATGTTACGGCAGCGGGGTCACATAAAATTCAGTACTGCAGCAGACATCAAAACTTGAGCTGAATTATTTCAGTTATTGGTTTGCAGAGTGACGCTGGAAACTTAGAATATCCCTAGCTGATACTACTAGGCCTGGCTCTAATATGAAGTGCAACTGTTCTCTTTAGTAATTTTAGGTAAACAACTTTGACCAGAAGATAGTGAACCACTGAACCCTAGTCCTTGATAGCATACGCCCATAAATAAAAGTTAGTAATACAGCACAGGCCGATCAGAACTAATCCAAGGTGAGTTGAAAGAGCATACCTCCAAGGGAGCAGCGCGGACGTGCGAGGCCAGCTTCTGTGTGCGGTTGGAGAGTGGCTGGAGTGTGCGCGCGAGCATGCCGCCGTGCGCGTTCGGCCTCCGCGCCGCAGCGGCGCTTCCGGCGGCCGAGAATGTTGAGGAAAGACGCGTCGAGCCATCCGGGCCCTCCGCGGCGTCGAGCCAGTCTAGGGCTTCACCCACGTCATGGTAGGACCAatactcctcgtcatcgtcctcatcgtcgtcctcgtcctcctccgcatccacctccgcctccgcggGCTTCTCGGATGGTGCTGCTGGTTTCTCTTCGGCATCCGCAAAGCGCCCATCCAACTCGCCCTGCTGCAGGGCGAAGGTCCGGGGGTGGTGCAACGGTAAGGCggctgtggcggcggcggtggccatggctgTGCGCTTCTGCGGGAGCAGCGAAAAATCGAGGGCACGGTAGGAATGGGACCTATCCATGTAGGCCGGTATGCCAGTAACGCATTAGTCGCGTACACGGCCCGAAGAACTGTATCCCGTGATGGAAATTCGGCCCACCAAGCATGGTATATATCAACACTGCGCACGCGGAATCGTTTTCCTCCTGTCCCTCGCGgcgggaaaccctagccgccgccaggagaCCCAATCTTTCAGCAccgtcctccggcggctcccctccactgacggcctcggtcgtcggtggtgaggggggtcgtcggtggtgaggggggtcgccggatccacgcgtgtggatcgtttttactccCTCGTAATTTTagatttttaggttgttcatcgtctttgttTCGACGGCGATGATGACAATGCTAAATAAAGATTTTTCGGATCCTTCTTTGACAAGGTCATTGGTCCTATGGTTGgagatggatttggaaaccagtctgttcaagcaaggatggcgtggcggcggcggcatcctcgtggtggacctgtgtcctcgggctccgccgttgcgacggcgtttgctccagcgtcggcgcggagcttgggagatagtccaggagcggatgcagtttGTGGTCtgtatcgacgacatctggaagacggaacatgtgctaggttcgtggttcgtggatggcaggtatggtttccttccGCGGCGTCTTAGTCGCgctggggtgccagatctggagttcgatggcgtgtccggggtattgccccggtctgattcgttcaacggtaagggcttcacttttggtgagccaccttggaggtccgcaaagctgcacatcagcgatggagccgcgtcgagctcgggtgaggaggtgatccatcattcttttctttggtggctgctgtcgtggtgccggaggcaggtgatgggcgttggtgtcaagctcaaagatgttctgctatcttttcagttttgtcatgtcggttctTACGTGACTTGTAttttaatctttatgatatgaatgagacacgtattaccatgaaaaaaaagCATGGTATATATCAAAGGGGGCCAAACGTGGCCCGTCTAGGGCCGTGGTTGGGTGATTCTGTGAGGCCTTCTCTCGTTTCACCATGAATTTCGAATCCGAGCTACACAAAAGAGGGGAATTTCCGGGGACCTCCTATACCCCGCCTTGCCCCACACTGGATGGGCCGGCCCACGATCGCGCAACAAGCAACGCGAAAAATGACCGGCAAAAATACCTCTGGAGTAGGATTCGTTCTCGCGCCCCTGCGCACCACACGGAGAGGCTTGTTGCGCGAAAAAACGATGAACTTTTGAATTCGCGCCCCAAGTTCTCGCGCCCCTGCGCACCACGGCACTAGCTAACTGCTAGTGACAATTCACAGCGCGAAATCTTTAAAGAATAGAAATGTGGACGCACTATTTATTGTGCATTATACTGTAGCGTTTATATTTTCCAAATATTTGAAAATATGTTCACATATTACAGATGGAGTTCATGAGCATGCAAAAAAAAATCGCATATTCAAAAATTAGTTCACCAACTCGAAAAAGTTCATGTATTCGAAAAACAGTTATGAATTCAAAagaagttcatcggttttgaaaaaatgttcatcgaatttggaaaaaagttcatcgatttgaaaaaaagttcatcgaatttgaaaaaagttcacctaaattgaaaaaagttcatctattttgaaaataagttcatgTAAATTGGAAAAAGTTCTTCGATTTTGAAAATAATTTCATggattttgagaaaaagttcattgattttgtaaaaaaaagttcatcgattttaagaAAAAGTTCAGAAAGTtgtaaaaaattcatcaaatttgaaaaataagttcatctattttgaaaaaggttcatcaatttgaaaaaagttcacaagttTCGAAAAAATCATTTCATAGATTTAGAGAAGAAGTTCATCTATTTGAAGAAAACAATTACAAATTTCGAAAAAAGAAAGTAAAAAAGGgtagagaaaaaagaaaagaaaaaggaaaaaggaaaaaagaagaacaaATAAATGGACGAAAACTTGTATGCTACTACATCTCGTGAAGTGGTCGAGTTGGTTATATGTCGATACCTGATAACCTGCGTCGCAGGTTCAAATCCTAGCTTGCGCTCCTTTTTTGCAGTTTTATCTAGtgtttagaaaacagaaaaaataggAGTTGGGTCGAGCCCAGGTAGCGCCGCTGCAGGAGCCGGTTTGCGGAAACAGctataaccggcgcctgcagcgccaaataggaaatgcccaATTTTCGAGGAGAGCGGGAGGTGTATGATGCTCGCAGCGACCCTATCCTCCAGCCATTGTCGTGTCTGCTTGTCCTTGCTACAGCTACAATGGGGTATTTAAATGtttacaaggcccaaggcccattaTGGGTCCGCAAGCCGAGCAGGCGGTCGAGGCTTGTGAGTGGGCCGCCCCTTTGAACTTGCTTCGCTTCCTTCCCGCACCTGACAATCCCTCCAGAGCAAGAtgcggcttgccccccaagccggcacGCGAGGGGACAATTGCTTGAgtgcttccaagtcttcccaggtgGCCAGTTCTTCAAAGCTATCGGATCACTTGATGAGTGAAGAATCTTCTTAACACCGCGAGAAACCACTCGTTGTCACCTGATCTATTCAGGAACTTGAAGGTTAGGTTAGGGACAGTGATACGTCTGCAACATATCTATAAACTttttattgttttatgctattatattatcaatcttgtataATTTAtatgctttaatatgcacttttatatcatttttgaaaactaacttattaacccagtgcctagtgtcggttattgttttttgcctgttttggtttttcagaaaatcagtaccaaacatagtccaaacgctacgaaactttttgatgatttttttggacaaaatagaccctagaagcttcgggagtaGACCAGACGGCAAACGAGTAGACAACAAGGCAACTGGGAGCGACGCGGTGGGTAGGCGTGGCACGCCCTAATGCCTTGGGGCCCCACGTGGCTCTATCTGACCTAATTCCACTTTTATAAATTTTCAAAGCTtgggaaaccaacagagagccacccaaaacaaTTTTTCCGCTGCccgaaaccaacagagagccacgcGAAATAGAGAGCcacccctgatttcactaaaggccggtttcccacccgccgctactgcttctttgtcctcctagTCCCATATCGGTTTTATGCCGTAGTATCCTACCACACCCATACGGTGGGGTGTGTGCTCTTCTTCTGAAGTTCCGACtgcttgaaactcttctcagcaaactctttagttgccctgacccttttaAATTCTGCCCAgactgcctttgtaatttgggggtatgcgggtattgcatccttgccttcactcaagtacttcttgtacaacacgtgcttccagtttctccaagcattcctagccttcttcagtgtagcgtgttccacctgcattcttcactactctggaacgttgaagtgatccatgatctcccggactatccttcgccgtgtttctgtgtcaaccttccgaaaccccggcaggtttatgttgagccttgccctgccaacaaatgcacacacactcctgaacctcgtacgtgctttatctggtttaattggagcccaagactttaaatcgatctcaattacttcatatacacctttaggctggtgtgtgggcttccttggagcgttcctctGTGTCCTGACCGaaagggtaattgctgcagctctatcctgttcaagattacttgatccctcaccatCTTCTAAAGACCTAGGGTTGTTgaaatcagatgaagatacatcacCTGAAGCATGAGTGATGCCGCTGCTAttcggcatctacagagaacatatgcgaaactcaggaaaggaggataagcataaaactaacaacttggtatcaaactttctaaacatgtcatgcaataatttagaaaatgtacgactaatttgttaagtttgtgtgactcgggcgcccgtgatctgtaaatcggcagtaacttattggaacaaatacaacttatatgtactagttaggaaggtagataattaacatatatatgctctccgttattttatagccaatttccaatttgggaacatacggaaCGAAATAGGAAGAGAGATtacgaggaaatatgcctcactgcgatggagagcagtaactaacaagcttcttaatgcaaacccggacGGACCAgaggagaggcgagggttacatcatcgatatgctcgagggtggctggcgagcaaacgaagacGGGGAGGCGCGGGCAGCTGCGTGTTAGGAACGACAGTGGAGCTAGGGTTGACGTGAAGAGCGGGCACACGGCCGGGGTGAGCACGCTGGCGCCGGAGAGGGTTCTGTGGTGGATCTGGGGGAGAGGGGAGCTGGCGATAGATATTGgatggactagttgagtgaaacgcgggcgggccatggggggtgttggcggcctaggtgaaaagggtggaaaatatccccggtcgcccgtggaaaggcctatgcaaacgctTGCCTCTAATCGCTCGTGTGCACAaagagaattttttttttgaaatgaagatgtgagttcatcgtttcgcttctaaatttttcccacgttaagcaatcaccataataccatgggtttgatttgctggcgcatttcaggtctcgtgtgctacatgtaagacattttttggcatttaccgtgcattttggcatataaatcaattcctaggcGGACTGCATTTCCTGTCAAAAGGGATAaggattgtcgttcgatctgggagcatccaacggttcagatgtacgatccatggggtttgggttctagccaatcagaacgcatgactcagatcACGCGCGCAGCAAAGGAGGGCAtcagccacggtttggtaggcacacggctttcgtgagtgaaccgtgtgctatttgaaaacatttacatgaactaacatcatatttttgtttcAATGAAAACaatagttcatcgtttcgcctccaaatTGTTTTCCACGGCAAGAAATCACCATTGTACCCTACGGTTCGATTTTCTCGTGCATTTGAGGTATCGTTTGCTATATTTGAGTCGTTTGCTATAGTCGCAACTACACG
It contains:
- the LOC119340418 gene encoding serine/threonine-protein kinase RIO1-like; translation: MDRSHSYRALDFSLLPQKRTAMATAAATAALPLHHPRTFALQQGELDGRFADAEEKPAAPSEKPAEAEVDAEEDEDDDEDDDEEYWSYHDVGEALDWLDAAEGPDGSTRLSSTFSAAGSAAAARRPNAHGGMLARTLQPLSNRTQKLASHVRAAPLEEWEGRMNVGMSNSVTTAIRDSIRDTAIGKTRNTGKADRATVEQAIDPRTRMVLFKMLNRGVFNNINGCISTGKEANVYHATKTDGSELAIKVYKTSVLVFKDRDRYVQGDYRFRHGYCKHNPRKMVKTWAEKEMRNLLRVRAEGIRCPKPLLLRLHVLVMEFIGKGGWAAPRLKDAALSDDKLRETYFEIVTTMRTLYQKCKLVHGDLSEYNILYFEGHLYIIDVSQSVDLDHPSALDFLKEDCLHVNDFFEKRGIPVMTVTELFNFVVDQNIADEDVDDYLEKVQQKILENGDTAADDDEIAPTVLVQTLDYVKQCEADIVSMSMMQRPSVGYEPTADKLYDQPLLGFVRAKNEPTENQEAQPAQKTREEPLDLQTKCSLENKEEDESGDSESCSRSDEDGSWHESTKMGPEERKAARKENKKKVKEEKRETRKTKIPKADKKKRKKMAKAKCKR